In one window of Streptomyces roseofulvus DNA:
- a CDS encoding aldo/keto reductase, with amino-acid sequence MERRTIGATALDVGAVGLGCMPMNWAYGRSEQRGDRSLRAVHAALDAGVSLLDTADMYGPFTNELLLGRVLKERRADVFVSTKCGLLVGDGHVVANGRPEYVRRACDASLRRLQTDVLDLYLLHRADPEVPVEETWGAMAGLVAAGKVRALGLSAVGVRRTRRSPTADLYEGTIRQLARVQQVFPVAAVQAELSVWAPEALARLLPWCGARGIGLLAAMPLGSGFLTGTLTPGGGFEPDDPRARHPRFTAEMMAANQPLVAGLRRVAARHGDGVTAAQVALAWVLAQGRHVVPVPGTKRERWAVENAGAAGLRLTDGDLAELAALPAARESWEYPRS; translated from the coding sequence GTGGAGCGCAGGACTATCGGGGCGACGGCGCTCGACGTTGGGGCGGTCGGCCTCGGCTGCATGCCGATGAACTGGGCCTACGGGCGGTCGGAGCAGCGGGGCGACCGCTCGCTGCGGGCCGTGCACGCGGCGCTGGACGCCGGGGTGAGCCTGCTGGACACGGCCGACATGTACGGGCCGTTCACCAACGAACTGCTGCTGGGGCGGGTGCTGAAGGAGCGCCGGGCGGACGTCTTCGTGTCGACGAAGTGCGGGCTGCTCGTCGGCGACGGGCACGTGGTCGCCAACGGGCGGCCCGAGTACGTGCGCCGGGCCTGCGACGCCTCGCTGCGGCGCCTCCAGACGGACGTCCTCGACCTGTACCTGCTGCACCGGGCGGACCCTGAGGTGCCGGTGGAGGAGACCTGGGGGGCGATGGCGGGCCTGGTCGCCGCGGGCAAGGTGCGGGCGCTCGGGCTGAGCGCGGTCGGGGTGCGGCGGACCCGGCGTTCGCCGACCGCCGACCTGTACGAGGGAACGATCCGTCAGCTGGCCCGGGTGCAGCAGGTGTTCCCGGTGGCGGCGGTCCAGGCCGAGCTGTCGGTGTGGGCGCCGGAGGCCCTGGCGCGGCTGCTGCCCTGGTGCGGGGCGCGCGGGATCGGGTTGCTCGCCGCGATGCCGCTGGGCAGCGGTTTCCTGACCGGGACGCTGACGCCGGGCGGCGGTTTCGAGCCGGACGACCCGCGGGCCCGGCACCCGAGGTTCACGGCCGAGATGATGGCGGCGAACCAGCCGCTGGTGGCCGGGCTGCGGCGGGTGGCGGCGCGGCACGGCGACGGGGTGACCGCGGCGCAGGTGGCGCTGGCGTGGGTGCTGGCGCAGGGGCGGCACGTGGTGCCGGTGCCGGGGACGAAGCGGGAGCGGTGGGCGGTGGAGAACGCCGGGGCGGCGGGGCTGCGGCTCACCGACGGCG
- a CDS encoding 2-hydroxyacid dehydrogenase → MTLAPTAADVWLPIPADEIDGLPDPGASGLNYRFWDGEPDFPADPADCAFYVVPYMKGSAVAVRPLAAMTSLRVVQTLSAGIDHVVPGLGSLGPGVSVCNARGVHEASTAELTLALILASLRGIPRFVRGQDAEEWRDGFYPALADKSVLIVGYGSIGSAIEDRLAPFECARVARVARSARTTARGPVHALADLPALLPEADVVVLSTPLTPETRHLADAGFLARMKDGALLVNVARGPVVDTNALLKEVESGRITAALDVTDPEPLPAGHPLWHAPGVLVTPHVGGSTSAFMPRAKRLIAAQVGRFAAGEELANVLRTT, encoded by the coding sequence ATGACACTCGCACCCACCGCCGCCGACGTGTGGCTTCCGATCCCCGCCGACGAGATCGACGGGCTGCCCGACCCGGGCGCGTCGGGGCTGAACTACCGCTTCTGGGACGGTGAACCCGACTTCCCGGCCGACCCGGCCGACTGCGCCTTCTACGTCGTCCCGTACATGAAGGGCTCGGCGGTCGCGGTCCGGCCGCTCGCCGCGATGACCTCGCTGCGCGTCGTCCAGACCCTCTCCGCGGGCATCGACCACGTCGTCCCCGGGCTCGGCTCGCTCGGCCCAGGCGTGTCGGTCTGCAACGCCAGGGGAGTGCACGAGGCCAGCACCGCCGAACTCACCCTCGCCCTGATCCTCGCCTCCCTGCGCGGCATCCCGCGCTTCGTCCGGGGCCAGGACGCCGAGGAGTGGCGGGACGGCTTCTACCCGGCGCTCGCCGACAAGTCCGTCCTGATCGTCGGCTACGGATCGATCGGCTCGGCGATCGAGGACCGGCTCGCGCCCTTCGAATGCGCGCGGGTCGCGCGCGTCGCGCGCTCGGCGCGCACCACGGCCCGCGGCCCCGTGCACGCCCTCGCCGACCTGCCCGCCCTGCTGCCCGAGGCCGACGTGGTGGTGCTCTCCACCCCGCTCACCCCGGAGACCCGGCACCTCGCCGACGCGGGCTTCCTCGCCCGGATGAAGGACGGCGCGCTGCTCGTCAACGTCGCCCGCGGGCCGGTCGTCGACACGAACGCCCTGCTCAAGGAGGTGGAGAGCGGGCGGATCACGGCGGCCCTGGACGTGACCGACCCGGAACCGCTGCCGGCCGGGCATCCGCTGTGGCACGCTCCGGGTGTCCTGGTCACCCCCCATGTCGGCGGTTCCACCTCGGCGTTCATGCCGAGGGCGAAGCGGCTGATCGCGGCGCAGGTCGGCCGGTTCGCGGCAGGGGAGGAGCTCGCGAACGTCCTCCGCACCACCTGA
- a CDS encoding acetolactate synthase large subunit, translated as MLMTEQATGHHPQPRPRSGATPAPTVEHVTGAQSLIRSLEEVGADTVFGIPGGAILPAYDPMMDSKKVRHVLVRHEQGAGHAATGYAQATGKVGVCMATSGPGATNLVTPIADAHMDSVPMVAITGQVASKAIGTDAFQEADICGITMPITKHNFLVTKAEDIPRTIAEAFHIASTGRPGPVLVDIAKDALQAKTTFSWPPQTELPGYRPVTKPHAKQIREAAKLITGARRPVLYVGGGVIKSGATAELKVLAELTGAPVTTTLMALGAFPDSHPLHVGMPGMHGAVTAVTALQKADLIVALGARFDDRVTGKLDSFAPYAKIVHADIDPAEIGKNRAADVPIVGDAREVIADLVQAVQAEHSEGNQGDYSAWWSDLNRWRETYPLGYDLPEDGSLSPQQVIQRIGQLAPEGTIFAAGVGQHQMWAAHFIDYEKPATWLNSGGAGTMGYAVPAAMGAKAGMPDRTVWAIDGDGCFQMTNQELTTCALNNIPIKVAIINNGALGMVRQWQTLFYNQRYSNTVLHSGPDDVNPEAKGTRVPDFVKLSEAMGCVALRCEDPADLDKVIAEANAINDRPVVIDFIVHEDAQVWPMVAAGTSNDEVMAARGVRPDFGDGEDD; from the coding sequence ATGCTGATGACCGAGCAGGCCACCGGGCACCATCCGCAGCCGCGGCCCCGCAGCGGCGCGACGCCCGCCCCCACCGTCGAGCACGTCACGGGTGCGCAGTCCCTCATCCGTTCTCTCGAAGAGGTGGGCGCGGACACCGTCTTCGGCATTCCGGGCGGTGCGATCCTCCCGGCGTACGACCCGATGATGGACTCCAAGAAGGTCCGGCACGTCCTGGTCCGCCACGAGCAGGGCGCCGGCCACGCGGCCACCGGCTACGCCCAGGCCACCGGCAAGGTCGGCGTCTGCATGGCGACCTCCGGCCCCGGCGCGACCAACCTGGTCACCCCGATCGCCGACGCCCACATGGACTCCGTCCCGATGGTCGCGATCACCGGCCAGGTCGCCTCGAAGGCGATCGGCACCGACGCCTTCCAGGAGGCGGACATCTGCGGCATCACCATGCCGATCACCAAGCACAACTTCCTGGTCACCAAGGCCGAGGACATCCCGCGGACGATCGCCGAGGCCTTCCACATCGCCTCCACCGGCCGCCCCGGCCCGGTCCTGGTCGACATCGCCAAGGACGCCCTCCAGGCGAAGACCACCTTCTCCTGGCCGCCGCAGACCGAGCTGCCCGGCTACCGCCCGGTCACCAAGCCGCACGCCAAGCAGATCCGCGAGGCCGCGAAGCTGATCACCGGCGCCCGGCGCCCGGTCCTGTACGTCGGCGGCGGTGTCATCAAGTCGGGCGCCACGGCCGAGCTGAAGGTCCTCGCCGAGCTGACCGGCGCCCCGGTCACCACCACCCTGATGGCCCTCGGCGCCTTCCCCGACAGCCACCCGCTGCACGTCGGCATGCCCGGCATGCACGGCGCCGTCACCGCCGTCACCGCGCTCCAGAAGGCCGACCTGATCGTCGCCCTCGGCGCCCGCTTCGACGACCGCGTCACCGGCAAGCTGGACAGCTTCGCCCCGTACGCCAAGATCGTGCACGCCGACATCGACCCGGCCGAGATTGGCAAGAACCGCGCCGCCGACGTCCCGATCGTCGGTGACGCCCGCGAGGTCATCGCCGACCTGGTCCAGGCCGTCCAGGCCGAGCACAGCGAGGGCAACCAGGGTGACTACTCCGCCTGGTGGTCGGACCTGAACCGCTGGCGCGAGACCTACCCGCTCGGCTACGACCTGCCGGAGGACGGCAGCCTCTCGCCGCAGCAGGTCATCCAGCGCATCGGCCAGCTCGCCCCCGAGGGCACGATCTTCGCGGCCGGCGTCGGCCAGCACCAGATGTGGGCCGCCCACTTCATCGACTACGAGAAGCCCGCCACCTGGCTGAACTCCGGCGGCGCCGGGACCATGGGCTACGCCGTCCCGGCCGCCATGGGCGCCAAGGCCGGCATGCCCGACCGCACCGTCTGGGCGATCGACGGCGACGGCTGCTTCCAGATGACAAATCAGGAGCTCACCACCTGCGCCCTGAACAACATCCCGATCAAGGTCGCCATCATCAACAACGGCGCCCTCGGGATGGTCCGCCAGTGGCAGACCCTCTTCTACAACCAGCGCTACTCCAACACGGTCCTGCACTCCGGCCCGGACGACGTCAACCCGGAGGCCAAGGGCACCCGCGTTCCGGACTTCGTGAAGCTGTCCGAGGCCATGGGCTGCGTCGCCCTGCGCTGCGAGGACCCGGCCGACCTCGACAAGGTCATCGCCGAGGCCAACGCCATCAACGACCGGCCCGTCGTCATCGACTTCATCGTCCACGAGGACGCCCAGGTCTGGCCGATGGTCGCCGCCGGCACCTCCAACGACGAGGTCATGGCCGCCCGGGGCGTCCGCCCCGACTTCGGCGACGGCGAAGACGACTGA
- the ilvN gene encoding acetolactate synthase small subunit codes for MSKHTLSVLVENTPGILARIAALFSRRGFNIDSLAVGVTEHPDISRITIVVNVEDLPLEQVTKQLNKLVNVLKIVELEPSAAIQRELVLVKVRADNETRSQIVEIVKLFRAKTVDVSPEAVTIEATGSSDKLDAMLKMLEQFGIKELVQSGTIAIGRGARSITDRSLRALDRSA; via the coding sequence ATGTCCAAGCACACGCTCTCCGTCCTGGTCGAGAACACGCCCGGCATCCTGGCCCGGATCGCCGCCCTGTTCTCCCGCCGCGGCTTCAACATCGACTCCCTCGCCGTCGGCGTCACCGAGCACCCCGACATCAGCCGCATCACCATCGTGGTCAACGTCGAGGACCTGCCCCTGGAGCAGGTGACCAAGCAGCTCAACAAGCTGGTCAACGTCCTGAAGATCGTCGAACTCGAGCCCAGCGCCGCGATCCAGCGCGAGCTCGTCCTGGTGAAGGTCCGCGCCGACAACGAGACCCGCTCCCAGATCGTCGAGATCGTCAAGCTCTTCCGCGCCAAGACCGTCGACGTCTCGCCCGAGGCCGTCACCATCGAGGCCACCGGTTCGAGCGACAAGCTGGACGCCATGCTCAAGATGCTGGAGCAGTTCGGCATCAAGGAGCTCGTCCAGTCGGGCACCATCGCCATAGGGCGTGGCGCCCGGTCCATCACCGACCGGTCCCTGCGGGCACTCGACCGCAGCGCCTGA
- the ilvC gene encoding ketol-acid reductoisomerase translates to MAELFYDADADLSIIQGRKVAVIGYGSQGHAHALSLRDSGVDVRVGLHEGSKSKAKAEEQGLRVVTPAEAAAEADLIMILIPDPIQAKVYEESIAPNLKDGDALFFAHGFNVRFGFIKPPAGVDVALVAPKGPGHLVRRQYEEGRGVPAIAAVEQDATGNAFALALSYAKAIGGTRAGVIKTTFTEETETDLFGEQAVLCGGASALVKAGFETLVEAGYQPEIAYFECLHELKLIVDLMYEGGLEKMRWSVSETAEWGDYITGPRVITADTKAEMKKVLTEIQDGTFAKNWMDEYHGGLKKYNEYKTQDEKHLLETTGKELRKLMSWVNDEEA, encoded by the coding sequence GTGGCCGAGCTGTTCTACGACGCCGATGCCGACCTCTCGATCATCCAGGGCCGCAAGGTCGCGGTGATCGGTTACGGCAGCCAGGGCCACGCCCACGCGCTGTCGCTGCGCGACTCGGGTGTCGACGTCCGCGTCGGTCTGCACGAGGGCTCCAAGTCCAAGGCCAAGGCCGAGGAGCAGGGCCTGCGCGTGGTCACCCCCGCCGAGGCGGCGGCCGAGGCCGACCTCATCATGATCCTGATCCCGGACCCGATCCAGGCCAAGGTCTACGAGGAGTCGATCGCCCCGAACCTGAAGGACGGCGACGCGCTGTTCTTCGCCCACGGCTTCAACGTCCGCTTCGGCTTCATCAAGCCCCCGGCCGGCGTCGACGTCGCCCTGGTCGCCCCGAAGGGCCCGGGCCACCTGGTCCGCCGCCAGTACGAGGAGGGCCGCGGCGTCCCCGCGATCGCCGCCGTCGAGCAGGACGCCACCGGCAACGCCTTCGCCCTGGCCCTGTCGTACGCCAAGGCGATCGGCGGCACCCGCGCCGGCGTCATCAAGACCACCTTCACCGAGGAGACCGAGACCGACCTCTTCGGCGAGCAGGCCGTCCTCTGCGGTGGAGCGTCCGCACTCGTCAAGGCGGGCTTCGAGACCCTGGTCGAGGCCGGCTACCAGCCGGAGATCGCGTACTTCGAGTGCCTCCACGAGCTGAAGCTCATCGTCGACCTCATGTACGAGGGCGGCCTGGAGAAGATGCGCTGGTCCGTCTCCGAGACCGCCGAGTGGGGCGACTACATCACCGGCCCGCGCGTCATCACCGCCGACACCAAGGCCGAGATGAAGAAGGTCCTCACCGAGATCCAGGACGGCACCTTCGCCAAGAACTGGATGGACGAGTACCACGGCGGTCTGAAGAAGTACAACGAGTACAAGACCCAGGACGAGAAGCACCTCCTGGAGACCACCGGCAAGGAGCTGCGCAAGCTCATGAGCTGGGTGAACGACGAGGAGGCGTAA
- the serA gene encoding phosphoglycerate dehydrogenase yields MSSKPVVLIAEELSPATVDALGPDFEIRHCDGADRAALLPAIADVDAILVRSATKVDAEAIAAARKLRVVARAGVGLDNVDVSAATKAGVMVVNAPTSNIVTAAELACGLLVATARNIPQANTALKNGEWKRSKYTGVELSEKTLGVVGLGRIGVLVAQRMSAFGMKIVAYDPYVQPARAAQMGVKLLALDELLEVADFITVHLPKTPETVGLIGDEALHKVKPSVRIVNAARGGIVDEAALYSAIKEGRVAGAGLDVYAKEPCTDSPLFELDQVVCTPHLGASTDEAQEKAGIAVAKSVRLALAGELVPDAVNVQGGVIAEDVKPGLPLAEKLGRIFTALAGEVAARLDVEVYGEITQHDVKVLELSALKGVFEDVVDETVSYVNAPLFAQERGVEVRLTTSSESPDHRNMVTVRGTLSSGEEVAVSGTLAGPKHLQKIVAVGDYDVDLALADHMVVLRYEDRPGVVGTVGRILGEAGLNIAGMQVSRTEEGGEALVVLTVDDTVPAAVIAEIATEIGATSARSVNLV; encoded by the coding sequence GTGAGCTCGAAACCTGTCGTACTCATCGCTGAAGAGCTGTCGCCCGCCACCGTCGACGCCCTGGGCCCTGACTTCGAGATCCGGCACTGCGACGGCGCCGACCGCGCCGCGCTGCTCCCCGCGATCGCCGACGTCGACGCCATCCTCGTCCGCTCGGCCACCAAGGTCGACGCGGAGGCCATCGCCGCCGCCAGGAAGCTGCGGGTCGTCGCCCGCGCCGGCGTCGGCCTGGACAACGTGGACGTCTCCGCCGCCACCAAGGCCGGCGTGATGGTCGTGAACGCCCCGACCTCCAACATCGTCACCGCCGCCGAGCTCGCCTGCGGTCTGCTCGTCGCCACCGCGCGCAACATCCCGCAGGCCAACACCGCGCTGAAGAACGGCGAGTGGAAGCGCTCCAAGTACACCGGCGTCGAGCTCAGCGAGAAGACCCTCGGCGTCGTCGGCCTCGGCCGCATCGGCGTCCTGGTCGCGCAGCGCATGTCCGCCTTCGGCATGAAGATCGTCGCGTACGACCCCTACGTGCAGCCGGCCCGCGCCGCCCAGATGGGGGTGAAACTGCTGGCCCTGGACGAGCTCCTGGAGGTCGCCGACTTCATCACCGTCCACCTGCCGAAGACCCCCGAGACCGTCGGTCTCATCGGTGACGAGGCGCTGCACAAGGTCAAGCCGAGCGTCCGCATCGTCAACGCCGCCCGCGGCGGCATCGTCGACGAGGCCGCGCTGTACTCGGCCATCAAGGAGGGCCGGGTCGCCGGCGCCGGCCTCGACGTGTACGCGAAGGAGCCCTGCACGGACTCCCCGCTCTTCGAGCTGGACCAGGTCGTCTGCACCCCGCACCTCGGCGCCTCCACCGACGAGGCCCAGGAGAAGGCCGGCATCGCCGTCGCCAAGTCGGTGCGCCTCGCGCTCGCCGGCGAGCTGGTGCCGGACGCGGTCAACGTCCAGGGCGGCGTCATCGCCGAGGACGTGAAGCCGGGTCTGCCGCTCGCCGAGAAGCTCGGCCGCATCTTCACCGCCCTCGCGGGCGAGGTCGCGGCCCGCCTCGACGTCGAGGTGTACGGCGAGATCACCCAGCACGACGTCAAGGTGCTCGAACTCTCCGCGCTCAAGGGCGTGTTCGAGGACGTGGTCGACGAGACCGTGTCGTACGTGAACGCGCCGCTCTTCGCGCAGGAGCGCGGTGTCGAGGTCCGCCTCACCACCAGCTCCGAGTCGCCCGACCACCGCAACATGGTCACCGTGCGCGGCACGCTCTCCAGCGGCGAGGAGGTCGCCGTCTCCGGCACCCTGGCCGGCCCCAAGCACCTCCAGAAGATCGTCGCCGTCGGCGACTACGACGTGGACCTCGCGCTCGCCGACCACATGGTGGTGCTGCGCTACGAGGACCGTCCCGGTGTCGTCGGCACCGTCGGCCGGATCCTCGGCGAGGCCGGTCTGAACATCGCGGGCATGCAGGTCTCCCGTACGGAGGAGGGCGGCGAGGCGCTCGTCGTGCTCACCGTCGACGACACCGTCCCCGCGGCCGTCATCGCGGAGATCGCCACGGAGATCGGCGCCACCTCGGCCCGCTCGGTCAACCTGGTCTGA
- a CDS encoding helix-turn-helix domain-containing protein: MKGDYQELVDEISTLLGTPATLENRDFGLIAFGAHDSDDDSAMDPVRTRSILTRKSTPAVRAWFEGFGITRATGPVRIPAAPDAGVYRDRICLPVRHRGVVLGYVWLLDAEPGPSHERLTAAMDVAARIGELLADEERAGADLSRELRAVLAAERGWQYDMAVAALRTALGPDAEGLHALVCVAPWTGEDSPSPRTVPGAAAVCALPWLGPAGPYAAGPARAGGDPDTAPGGGPHGPGRGRARPAAGGPGATRDPAPGPGPSSGASSDGGYAPGPGPRRALAVLVRLRSADNLSPAATAAERLRAAAGPAAVAGVAAPRRGLGELDHCWHEATAAARAAHAQPRLGPLAHWSELGAYRLLTALPQAEPDPAVRALLAPAHTELARTAEVFLDHAGQAGRAAAALGIHRQTLYYRLSRVEQLTGLDLDAGEDRLLLHMALKTARL; encoded by the coding sequence GTGAAGGGCGATTACCAGGAGCTGGTGGACGAGATCTCGACGCTGCTCGGCACCCCCGCGACCCTGGAGAACCGCGATTTCGGGCTGATCGCCTTCGGGGCCCACGACAGCGACGACGACAGCGCCATGGACCCGGTCCGCACCCGCTCGATCCTGACCCGGAAGTCCACCCCGGCGGTCCGCGCCTGGTTCGAGGGCTTCGGCATCACCCGGGCCACCGGCCCCGTCCGCATCCCGGCCGCCCCGGACGCGGGCGTCTACCGCGACCGGATCTGCCTCCCGGTACGCCATCGGGGTGTCGTCCTCGGGTACGTCTGGCTGCTCGACGCCGAGCCGGGCCCCTCGCACGAACGGCTGACGGCCGCGATGGACGTCGCCGCCCGGATCGGCGAGCTGCTCGCCGACGAGGAGCGGGCCGGCGCCGACCTCTCCCGCGAGCTGCGGGCCGTCCTCGCGGCGGAGCGCGGCTGGCAGTACGACATGGCCGTCGCCGCCCTCCGCACCGCCCTGGGCCCGGACGCGGAAGGCCTGCACGCCCTGGTCTGCGTCGCCCCCTGGACCGGCGAGGACTCCCCCTCCCCGCGTACGGTCCCCGGTGCGGCCGCCGTCTGCGCCCTCCCCTGGCTCGGCCCGGCCGGCCCGTACGCCGCGGGCCCCGCCCGCGCCGGCGGTGACCCGGACACCGCCCCCGGCGGCGGGCCCCACGGCCCCGGCAGGGGCCGGGCCCGCCCGGCGGCCGGCGGCCCCGGCGCCACCCGCGACCCGGCGCCCGGACCCGGGCCGTCCTCCGGGGCCTCGTCCGACGGCGGGTACGCCCCCGGCCCCGGGCCGCGGCGGGCGCTCGCCGTGCTGGTCCGGCTGCGGTCGGCCGACAACCTCTCCCCCGCCGCCACCGCCGCCGAGCGACTGCGCGCGGCGGCGGGCCCGGCGGCCGTCGCCGGGGTCGCCGCGCCCCGCCGGGGACTCGGGGAGCTCGACCACTGCTGGCACGAGGCGACCGCCGCCGCGCGCGCCGCGCACGCCCAGCCCCGGCTGGGTCCGCTCGCCCACTGGTCGGAGCTCGGCGCCTACCGGCTGCTCACCGCCCTCCCGCAGGCCGAACCGGATCCGGCGGTACGGGCGCTGCTCGCCCCCGCGCACACCGAACTGGCCCGCACGGCCGAGGTGTTCCTCGACCACGCGGGCCAGGCGGGGCGCGCGGCGGCGGCGCTCGGCATCCACCGGCAGACCCTCTACTACCGGCTCTCCCGGGTCGAGCAGCTCACCGGCCTCGACCTGGACGCCGGCGAGGACCGCCTGCTGCTGCACATGGCCCTGAAGACCGCCCGGCTCTGA
- a CDS encoding proline dehydrogenase family protein, with product MLGPVILAASRSDKMRRLVSAAPGTKQVVARFIAGEIVDDVVPIVRDLTARGLEVTLDVVGEDITTVEQSYAARDAYLELIGRLKELGLGERAEMSVKLSMFGQSLEDGHELALSNVRPVVVAAAEIGTTVTLDAEDHTTLDSMFAIHEELRKDFPQTGCVIQAYLFRTEEDARRLAANGSRVRIVKGAYKEPASVALQDKAEIDKAYVRIMKILMDGEGYPMIGSHDPRLIAIGQELARRAGRKLDEYEFQMLYGIRSEEQNRLAAEGHRMRVYTAYGTDWYGYFMRRLAEKPANLLFFVRSILTKG from the coding sequence GTGCTGGGTCCCGTGATCCTCGCCGCGTCGCGCAGCGACAAGATGCGCCGTCTCGTGTCGGCCGCGCCCGGGACCAAGCAGGTCGTGGCGCGCTTCATCGCCGGCGAGATCGTGGACGACGTCGTCCCGATCGTCCGGGACCTGACCGCCCGCGGCCTGGAGGTCACCCTCGACGTCGTCGGCGAGGACATCACCACCGTCGAGCAGTCCTACGCCGCCCGTGACGCCTACCTGGAACTGATCGGCCGCCTCAAGGAGCTGGGCCTCGGCGAGCGCGCCGAGATGTCCGTGAAGCTGTCGATGTTCGGCCAGTCGCTGGAGGACGGCCACGAGCTGGCCCTCTCCAACGTGCGCCCGGTCGTCGTCGCCGCCGCGGAGATCGGCACCACGGTCACCCTGGACGCCGAGGACCACACCACCCTCGACTCGATGTTCGCCATCCACGAGGAGCTGCGGAAGGACTTCCCGCAGACCGGCTGCGTCATCCAGGCGTACCTCTTCCGCACCGAGGAGGACGCCCGCCGCCTCGCCGCCAACGGCTCCCGCGTCCGGATCGTGAAGGGCGCCTACAAGGAGCCCGCCTCCGTCGCCCTCCAGGACAAGGCCGAGATCGACAAGGCGTACGTCCGGATCATGAAGATCCTGATGGACGGCGAGGGCTACCCGATGATCGGCTCGCACGACCCGCGGCTGATCGCCATCGGCCAGGAGCTGGCCCGCCGCGCCGGCCGCAAGCTGGACGAGTACGAGTTCCAGATGCTGTACGGCATCCGCTCCGAGGAGCAGAACCGCCTCGCCGCCGAGGGCCACCGGATGCGCGTCTACACGGCCTACGGAACCGACTGGTACGGCTACTTCATGCGCCGCCTCGCGGAGAAGCCGGCCAACCTGCTCTTCTTCGTCCGCTCCATCCTGACCAAGGGCTGA
- the pruA gene encoding L-glutamate gamma-semialdehyde dehydrogenase, whose product MDAVTQVPAPVNEPVHGYAPGSPERARLEAKLKELADNPRELPMTIGGVKRMGGGDAFDVVQPHNHKSVIGTFRAATQQDAQDAIDAALAAAPAWRAMSFDDRAAIILRAAELLAGPWRETLAASTMLGQSKTAQQAEIDTPCELVDFWRFNVAYARQILAEQPPANSPGVWNRLDHRPLEGFVYAITPFNFTAIAGNLPTAPALMGNVVVWKPSPTQTHSAVLLMELLEEAGLPKGVINLVTGDGIAVSEVALNHRDLAGIHFTGSTKTFQHLWKTVGTNIEKYRSYPRIVGETGGKDFVVAHPSADRAVLKTALTRGSFEFQGQKCSASSRAYIPASIWNDGFKEEFAAEVDGIKMGDVTDLSNFIGAVIDERSFAKNKAAIDRASSDPSCTIVAGGTYDDSEGYFVRPTVIECTDPENEVFKAEYFGPILAVYVYEDEKYDEMLEQMESVSDYALTGSVISNDRAAAAHTMEKLRFAAGNFYINDKSTGAVVGQQPFGGGRASGTNDKAGAPQNLMRWTLTRAIKETLVPPTEYGYPHMG is encoded by the coding sequence ATGGACGCTGTGACCCAGGTCCCCGCTCCCGTCAACGAGCCGGTGCACGGCTACGCCCCCGGTTCGCCCGAGCGCGCCCGTCTGGAGGCCAAGCTCAAGGAGCTGGCCGACAACCCGCGCGAGCTGCCGATGACCATCGGCGGCGTGAAGCGCATGGGCGGCGGCGACGCGTTCGACGTCGTCCAGCCGCACAACCACAAGTCCGTCATCGGCACCTTCCGCGCCGCCACCCAGCAGGACGCCCAGGACGCCATCGACGCCGCCCTGGCCGCCGCCCCGGCCTGGCGCGCGATGTCCTTCGACGACCGCGCCGCGATCATCCTGCGCGCCGCCGAGCTGCTGGCCGGCCCGTGGCGCGAGACGCTGGCCGCGTCGACCATGCTCGGCCAGTCGAAGACCGCCCAGCAGGCCGAGATCGACACCCCGTGCGAGCTCGTCGACTTCTGGCGCTTCAACGTGGCGTACGCCCGCCAGATCCTGGCCGAGCAGCCGCCGGCGAACTCCCCGGGCGTGTGGAACCGACTGGACCACCGCCCGCTGGAGGGCTTCGTCTACGCGATCACGCCGTTCAACTTCACGGCCATCGCGGGCAACCTGCCCACCGCCCCCGCCCTCATGGGCAACGTGGTGGTCTGGAAGCCGTCCCCGACGCAGACCCACTCCGCCGTGCTCCTCATGGAGCTCCTGGAGGAGGCCGGCCTGCCGAAGGGCGTCATCAACCTGGTGACCGGCGACGGCATCGCCGTCTCCGAGGTGGCCCTGAACCACCGCGACCTGGCCGGCATCCACTTCACCGGCTCGACCAAGACCTTCCAGCACCTGTGGAAGACGGTCGGCACCAACATCGAGAAGTACCGCTCGTACCCGCGGATCGTCGGCGAGACCGGCGGCAAGGACTTCGTCGTCGCCCACCCCAGCGCCGACCGCGCCGTCCTGAAGACCGCGCTGACCCGCGGCTCCTTCGAGTTCCAGGGCCAGAAGTGCTCCGCGTCCTCGCGGGCGTACATCCCGGCCTCCATCTGGAACGACGGCTTCAAGGAGGAGTTCGCGGCCGAGGTCGACGGCATCAAGATGGGTGACGTCACCGACCTGTCGAACTTCATCGGTGCCGTCATCGACGAGCGCTCGTTCGCCAAGAACAAGGCGGCGATCGACCGTGCCTCCTCCGACCCGAGCTGCACGATCGTCGCCGGCGGCACCTACGACGACTCGGAGGGCTACTTCGTCCGTCCGACCGTCATCGAGTGCACCGACCCGGAGAACGAGGTCTTCAAGGCCGAGTACTTCGGCCCGATCCTCGCCGTGTACGTCTACGAGGACGAGAAGTACGACGAGATGCTGGAGCAGATGGAGTCGGTCTCCGACTACGCGCTGACCGGCTCGGTCATCTCCAACGACCGCGCCGCCGCCGCGCACACGATGGAGAAGCTCCGCTTCGCCGCGGGCAACTTCTACATCAACGACAAGTCGACCGGCGCCGTCGTCGGCCAGCAGCCCTTCGGCGGCGGCCGCGCCTCCGGCACCAACGACAAGGCCGGCGCCCCGCAGAACCTGATGCGCTGGACGCTGACCCGCGCCATCAAGGAGACGCTGGTCCCGCCGACCGAGTACGGCTACCCGCACATGGGCTGA